A portion of the Toxoplasma gondii ME49 chromosome VIIb, whole genome shotgun sequence genome contains these proteins:
- a CDS encoding hypothetical protein (encoded by transcript TGME49_261970~Predicted trans-membrane domain (TMHMM2.0):6-29), producing MTRTGQCVAVSFSSFLPLCALVVPHFALGSRLSPGRTVSESQKIASGEPDGVSDGQMRLRVSHFALAAAAFHHPAAVSVAAAKDPVLRVTQNCTFVLRLTCHPSALAALLLLVSWGCPIYAQLPRPFSCESRASALLVEQQPDSSTESSSPRREGVASRRLSVSTPPPSVSPPPQSPSPPSSPTPPPRSSPTPPPHGSPSPPSSPAVSPRASPPSELPGVPLASPPRKRQRKSSRGDAGASSAPGSPTGSTYSAVSMELDPGSPAGSVGSSPSSAQLEGSPGEAARTSGFPQRLALQRFGASGSPWKPAYGPSWTVQKPVPRARTLLKDPEPGGSPRDLLLRGPQMSGARGRASSQPTASPVQQWWTSPRGPRRALEFSSAALPQETEPAGHPGVPTPTAEEDPGLATSTSSAGAVGGASAGPSGMQAARGEQGTGGIFADDERPSTSTGGPTGRGRALSYAFVSSERPRWTRQATPGEPTQLRMLAQLRQERGQTQTPPWWEGVVPWHVWFFAWSNEPTQQHLDNCKPGRACWFCVYHEGGRYTTKWMTKEAVQFYFNVQALRRRDVNAAITKSLRRMKREMRAVKQGRRYPPFRPWREPRDRSQPLPLHKISARYVRWLLRKGQDFEEPRRVVDRLLSWESSDSSDDDFKPPHNPEWSRWRKKKKPE from the exons ATGACTCGCACGGGCCAGTGCgtcgctgtttccttttcgtccTTCCTGCCCCTGTGTGCGCTGGTGGTCCCCCACTTTGCACTGGGTTCGCGCTTGTCGCCAGGCAGGACGGTCAGCGAGTCTCAAAAAATAGCGTCAGGCGAACCAGACGGGGTGAGCGACGGACAAATGAGACTCCGCGTCTCACATTTCGCTCTCGCAGCTGCGGCTTTTCACCATCCCGCCGCTGTATCCGTGGCGGCGGCTAAAGACCCAGTACTGCGAGTGACGCAGAACTGCACGTTCGTCCTGCGACTCACATGCCACCCCTCTGCCCTTGCTGCCCTCCTCCTCTTGGTGTCGTGGGGGTGTCCAATATACGCGCAGCTCCCGCGACCCTTTAGTTGCGAATCCCGCGCGTCAGCTCTCCTCGTGGAGCAACAGCCAGACTCATCGACGGAATCGAGCAGCCCTCGTCGTGAAGGAGTGGCAAGCCGAAGACTGTCCGTTTCGACTCCTCCCCCCTCTGTTTCACCTCCTCCCCAGTCTCCTTCACCTCCCTCTTCACCTACTCcccctcctcgctcttctcctaCTCCCCCTCCTCACGGTTCTCCAAGTCCCCCGTCCTCTCCCGCTGTCAGTCCGCGGGCTTCCCCTCCCTCTGAGCTTCCGGGTGTTCCTCTTGCCTCACCTCCTCGGAAGCGGCAGCGAAAGAGTTCGAGGGGAGATGCAGGAGCGTCTTCAGCGCCGGGGTCTCCAACGGGCTCGACGTACAGTGCGGTCTCCATGGAACTGGACCCTGGGTCGCCAGCTGGCTCAGTTGGGTCCAGTCCTTCGTCCGCGCAACTGGAAGGTTCACCGGGAGAGGCTGCACGGACGTCTGGTTTTCCTCAGCGACTGGCACTCCAGAGATTCGGCGCCTCGGGATCGCCATGGAAACCGGCTTACGGACCGTCTTGGACGGTTCAAAAGCCGGTGCCGCGGGCAAGGACTCTGCTAAAGGATCCTGAACCTGGAGGATCGCCTAGAGACTTGCTGTTGCGCGGCCCACAGAT GTCAGGGGCTCGAGGACGTGCGTCTTCTCAACCAACTGCATCGCCTGTCCAGCAGTGGTGGACATCGCCCCGAGGTCCACGCCGTGCGTTGGAGTTCAGCTCAGCTGCTCTGCCGCAAGAAACAGAACCGGCAGGACACCCCGGAGTGCCGACCCCGACAGCGGAAGAGGACCCTGGACTCGCCACCTCGACAAGTTCTGCAGGAGCAGTCGGAGGAGCCTCTGCAGGTCCCTCGGGCATGCAAGCTGCACGAGGCGAACAGGGAACAGGAGGGATTTTCGCGGATGACGAGAGACCGTCGACAAGCACTGGGGGGCCGACGGGAAGAGGGCGCGCCCTTAGTTATGCATTCGTATCTTCTGAGAGACCACGTTGGACGCGGCAAGCGACGCCGGGGGAGCCCACGCAGCTGAGAATGCTGGCCCAGCTCCGGCAAGAGCGTGGACAGACACAGACTCCTCCGTGGTGGGAAGGAGTTGTTCCATGGCATGTGTGGTTTTTTGCGTGGTCGAATGAACCGACGCAGCAACACCTTGACAACTGCAAGCCAGGAAGGGCCTGCTGGTTCTGCGTGTACCATGAAGGTGGCAGGTACACAACGAAGTGGATGACGAAGGAAGCAGTTCAGTTTTATTTCAATGTTCAAGCTCTCAGGCGGAGAGACGTGAATGCCGCCATTACGAAGTCTCTTCGCAGGATGAAGCGGGAAATGAGAGCAGTCAAGCAGGGGCGTAGGTACCCCCCATTTCGGCCGTGGAGGGAGCCGCGCGACCGGAGCCAGCCTCTTCCACTTCACAAAATCAGTGCGCGTTACGTTCGATGGCTACTGAGAAAAGGGCAGGACTTCGAAGAACCGCGGCGAGTCGTCGACCGACTGCTTTCGTGGGAGTCCAGCGATTCCTCAGACGACGACTTCAAGCCGCCGCACAATCCTGAATGGTCCCgatggagaaaaaaaaagaagccCGAGTGA